The Propionibacterium freudenreichii subsp. freudenreichii genome contains a region encoding:
- a CDS encoding ribbon-helix-helix domain-containing protein encodes MTKPTTPDWDQMADWAESQAPLTDDSAPMLTGAQARQAGRQFLRGRPNVGADHATGSGQSRKRATRLDEQTDAALVARARREHKSVSAVIRDVLRNELAKS; translated from the coding sequence ATGACCAAGCCCACCACCCCTGACTGGGACCAGATGGCCGACTGGGCCGAGTCGCAGGCCCCGTTGACCGACGACTCGGCCCCCATGCTGACCGGGGCCCAGGCACGCCAGGCCGGCCGCCAGTTCCTGCGCGGCAGACCCAATGTGGGGGCCGACCACGCCACCGGTTCCGGTCAGTCCCGTAAACGTGCCACCCGACTCGACGAGCAGACCGACGCCGCGCTGGTCGCCCGGGCCCGCCGCGAGCACAAGAGCGTCTCGGCGGTCATCCGAGACGTGCTGCGCAACGAGCTCGCCAAGTCCTGA
- a CDS encoding restriction endonuclease, with translation MATVRTIQDVIEEFGCEPSAVVRGTRFEELMAGYFAADATLAATYDEVFRWPEWSHNEGTHDTGIDLVARERESGHWTAIQCKFYDPRHRLQKADIDSFFTASGKRWDGVAFTNRIIISTTDRWSRHAEDALRNQSVPVQRIGMADIAESRVDWMFHSDDPLGFTPRKAVRFGLRPHQREAIDAIQAGFESHDRGQWISACGTGKTFTSLKLAERRCADNEGHLTVLFLAPSISLVSQSLREWLAQSQTPIRPFVVCSDTKASRQAEDITVHDIPLPTTDPDRLVAEMARGGRRGRQMTVVFSTYQSIDVVARALKQSGAGPFDLVLCDEAHRTTGVTLAGDTGESAFIKVHDNAYLPAVKRLYMTATPRIYGTDVKKKADDAAAVLTSMDDEAMFGPVFHRLGFGQAVERGLLSDYKVMILAVANDAIDPDMQASLAGEGHELSLDDAAKIVGCWNGLAKRTTDNDFGDHPTPMQRAVAFAANIKASKAFAGALPQVVDQVIGDDAALQVDAHHVDGTMNALTRGEELAWLKAPVPEGECRILSNARCLAEGVDVPALDAVLFLSPRNSLVDVVQSVGRVMRKAPGKDYGYVILPVAIDASEKPEVALRDNKRFKVVWDVLNALRAHDDRFEAMINTIDLDHSTGGKVSIDVFSPHGGPADDDNRLDGAQPVNPFAGTQPLLVGSDLWREAILGRIVKKCGQREYWESWADDVVAIHANQVRRITGIIAAARRDGAPVAGQFDMFLQGLRANLNESIDAAQAVDMISQHLITRPVFQALFPAGSFAERNPVSITMGQMATALEGYGLAAETARLDRFYDSVGRRAAQIRTPEGRQSVIHQLYEQFFRTAFPAQSSSLGVVYTPVPIVDFILRAADQVCRDQFGYGITDPGVHVQDPFTGTGTFIVRLLQSGIIKPADLARKYTGELWANEYMLLAYYIAAVNIETTYQALVAAQHPDRAVDYVPFPGVTLTDTFQITEKGDRVDTSLIPVNNQRIEAQLAAPIKIIVGNPPYRAGQDSANDNNANLSYPTLDARIAATYAAQSTATNKNSLYDSYIRAFRWATDRLGDQGVVAFVTNNGWLDGNTADGIRKTFQTEFSDIWIYNLRGNARTAGDARKREGGGVFNSGSRAGVAVLVAAKNPHQTGCHIHYHQVPDYQSREDKLDDITDATLTTTGWTTITPNTDGDWLNQRNPAFQSFTPIADEPGAMFTSHSAGVQTNRDAWCYNFSHQAV, from the coding sequence GTGGCGACGGTCAGGACGATCCAGGATGTGATCGAGGAGTTCGGCTGCGAGCCGTCTGCGGTGGTGAGGGGGACTCGGTTTGAGGAGTTGATGGCTGGCTACTTCGCCGCCGACGCCACTCTGGCGGCGACCTATGACGAGGTGTTCCGGTGGCCCGAGTGGTCGCACAATGAGGGCACTCATGACACGGGGATCGATCTGGTGGCTCGCGAACGCGAGTCGGGACACTGGACGGCGATCCAGTGCAAGTTCTACGACCCGCGTCATCGGTTGCAGAAGGCCGACATCGACTCCTTCTTCACGGCCTCGGGGAAACGCTGGGACGGTGTCGCGTTCACCAACCGGATCATCATCTCCACCACGGATCGGTGGTCGCGGCATGCCGAGGATGCGCTGCGTAATCAGAGCGTGCCTGTCCAGCGGATCGGGATGGCCGATATTGCTGAGTCTCGTGTGGACTGGATGTTCCATTCCGATGACCCGTTGGGGTTCACTCCGCGCAAGGCTGTCCGGTTCGGGTTGCGGCCTCATCAGAGGGAGGCCATTGATGCGATCCAGGCTGGCTTCGAGTCTCATGATCGGGGTCAGTGGATCTCGGCGTGTGGGACGGGTAAGACGTTCACGTCGTTGAAGTTGGCCGAGCGGCGTTGCGCCGATAACGAGGGGCATTTGACGGTGTTGTTCCTGGCGCCGTCGATCTCGTTGGTCTCCCAGAGTCTGCGGGAGTGGCTGGCCCAGTCGCAGACCCCGATCCGCCCGTTCGTGGTGTGTTCGGACACCAAGGCCAGTCGTCAGGCCGAGGACATCACCGTTCACGACATCCCGCTGCCCACCACTGACCCGGACCGGCTGGTCGCCGAGATGGCTCGTGGTGGGCGGCGGGGCCGGCAGATGACGGTGGTCTTCTCGACCTACCAGTCCATCGACGTGGTGGCCCGGGCGCTCAAGCAGTCGGGGGCGGGCCCGTTCGATCTGGTTCTGTGTGATGAGGCCCATCGGACCACCGGTGTGACCCTGGCTGGTGACACGGGGGAGTCGGCGTTCATCAAGGTCCACGACAACGCCTATCTGCCGGCGGTCAAGCGGTTGTACATGACCGCGACCCCCAGGATTTATGGCACCGATGTGAAGAAGAAGGCCGATGACGCGGCCGCGGTGTTGACCTCGATGGACGACGAGGCGATGTTCGGGCCGGTGTTCCACCGCCTGGGCTTCGGGCAGGCTGTGGAGCGGGGCCTGCTGTCGGACTACAAGGTGATGATCCTGGCGGTCGCCAACGACGCCATCGACCCGGACATGCAGGCCTCCCTGGCCGGTGAGGGCCACGAGTTGAGCCTGGACGACGCGGCGAAGATCGTGGGGTGCTGGAACGGGCTGGCCAAACGCACCACCGACAACGACTTCGGCGACCATCCGACGCCCATGCAGCGGGCGGTGGCGTTCGCCGCCAACATCAAGGCCTCCAAGGCGTTCGCCGGGGCGCTGCCCCAGGTCGTCGACCAGGTCATCGGTGATGATGCGGCGTTGCAGGTCGACGCCCACCACGTCGACGGCACGATGAACGCGCTGACCCGAGGCGAGGAGCTGGCCTGGCTCAAGGCCCCGGTCCCGGAGGGGGAGTGCCGGATTCTGTCGAATGCCCGGTGCCTGGCCGAGGGTGTGGATGTGCCGGCGTTGGATGCGGTGTTGTTCCTGTCCCCGCGTAACTCGCTGGTCGACGTCGTACAGTCGGTGGGCCGGGTGATGCGCAAGGCCCCGGGCAAGGACTACGGGTATGTCATCTTGCCGGTGGCGATCGATGCCAGTGAGAAACCGGAGGTTGCGCTGCGCGACAACAAACGGTTCAAGGTCGTCTGGGACGTGCTGAACGCCCTGCGGGCCCACGATGACCGTTTCGAGGCGATGATCAACACCATCGACCTGGACCACAGCACCGGCGGCAAGGTCTCCATCGACGTGTTCTCCCCCCACGGTGGCCCCGCCGACGATGACAACCGGCTGGACGGCGCGCAGCCGGTGAACCCGTTCGCCGGCACCCAGCCGCTGCTGGTGGGGTCGGATCTGTGGCGTGAGGCGATCCTGGGCCGGATCGTGAAGAAGTGCGGCCAGCGGGAGTACTGGGAGTCGTGGGCCGATGACGTGGTGGCCATCCACGCCAACCAGGTCCGCCGCATCACCGGCATCATTGCCGCCGCCCGCCGTGACGGGGCGCCGGTCGCCGGCCAGTTCGACATGTTCCTTCAAGGCCTGCGGGCCAACCTCAACGAGTCGATCGACGCGGCTCAGGCCGTTGACATGATCTCCCAGCACCTGATCACCCGGCCCGTGTTCCAGGCGCTGTTCCCGGCGGGGTCGTTCGCCGAGCGCAACCCGGTCTCGATCACGATGGGACAGATGGCCACCGCCCTGGAAGGCTACGGACTGGCCGCAGAGACCGCAAGGTTGGACCGGTTCTACGACTCGGTGGGCCGCCGCGCCGCCCAGATCCGCACACCGGAGGGCCGCCAGAGTGTCATCCACCAGCTCTATGAGCAGTTCTTCCGCACAGCCTTCCCCGCGCAGTCGTCCTCGCTGGGGGTGGTGTACACCCCGGTGCCGATCGTCGACTTCATCCTGCGAGCCGCCGACCAGGTGTGCCGCGACCAGTTCGGCTACGGCATCACCGATCCCGGTGTCCACGTCCAGGACCCGTTCACCGGCACCGGGACGTTCATCGTGCGGCTGTTGCAGTCGGGCATCATCAAACCGGCGGACCTGGCTCGCAAGTACACCGGGGAGTTGTGGGCCAATGAGTACATGCTGCTGGCCTACTACATCGCCGCAGTCAACATCGAGACGACCTACCAGGCCCTCGTCGCCGCCCAGCACCCGGACCGGGCGGTGGACTATGTGCCGTTCCCCGGTGTCACGTTGACCGACACATTCCAGATCACCGAGAAGGGCGACCGGGTCGACACGAGCCTCATCCCGGTCAACAACCAGCGGATCGAGGCCCAGCTGGCCGCCCCGATCAAAATCATCGTGGGCAACCCGCCCTACCGCGCCGGCCAGGACTCGGCCAACGACAACAACGCCAACCTGTCCTACCCGACCCTCGACGCCCGGATCGCCGCCACGTATGCGGCCCAGTCCACCGCGACGAACAAGAACAGCCTCTACGACTCCTACATCCGGGCATTCCGGTGGGCCACCGACCGTCTCGGGGACCAGGGGGTTGTCGCATTCGTGACCAACAACGGCTGGCTGGACGGCAACACCGCCGACGGAATCCGCAAGACCTTCCAGACAGAGTTCTCCGACATCTGGATCTACAACCTCCGAGGCAACGCCAGGACAGCAGGCGACGCCAGAAAACGCGAGGGGGGCGGCGTGTTCAACTCGGGCTCACGAGCCGGTGTCGCAGTCCTGGTCGCCGCCAAGAACCCCCACCAGACCGGCTGTCACATCCACTACCACCAGGTGCCGGACTACCAGTCACGTGAGGACAAACTCGACGACATCACCGACGCCACCTTGACCACCACCGGCTGGACCACCATCACACCCAACACGGACGGGGACTGGCTCAACCAACGCAACCCCGCCTTCCAATCCTTCACGCCGATCGCCGACGAACCAGGAGCCATGTTCACCAGCCACTCAGCCGGCGTGCAGACCAACCGTGATGCGTGGTGCTACAACTTCAGCCACCAGGCCGTCTGA
- a CDS encoding IS3-like element ISPfr12 family transposase (programmed frameshift) has protein sequence MPKELANGKPTTRRYSVEEKAAAVRMVRTLRAELGVTQGTVQRVATQLGYGVESVRMWVKQADVDDGVVPGVSSAEEQRVKELEQENRELRRANEVLKRAAFFLRGGARPPLPEVVAFIDANKDDVVDGRRLGVELICRLLQVAPSSYYAAKTRAPSARALRDEELIPQLVEIWEANYRVYGVRKLWKAARRGGIMIGRDQTARLMRAAGIEGARRSKRVKTTRPDPASSRHPDLVKREFTATAPNRLWVTDLTFVPTWAGVAYVCFIIDAFSRMIVGWRVASHMRTEMVLDAIEMARWSRGAHHEDLRCHSDAGCQFTSIRYGERLAEIGATPSIGTVGDSYDNALAETVNGYYKAELVRGPTRSGPWKTVEDLELATLGWVPWHNTQRLHGYLGDVPPAEFENVFYAVPNDSNLLIGIK, from the exons ATGCCGAAGGAACTGGCGAATGGGAAGCCGACGACGCGTCGCTACTCGGTCGAGGAGAAGGCCGCCGCGGTGCGGATGGTGAGGACGCTGCGCGCGGAGCTGGGCGTCACGCAGGGGACGGTGCAGCGGGTCGCGACGCAGCTCGGTTACGGGGTCGAGTCCGTGCGGATGTGGGTCAAGCAGGCCGACGTCGACGACGGTGTCGTCCCCGGTGTGAGCTCGGCGGAGGAGCAGCGGGTGAAAGAGCTCGAGCAAGAGAATCGGGAGCTGCGCCGGGCCAACGAGGTGCTGAAACGGGCGGCGT TCTTTCTTCGGGGCGGAGCTCGACCGCCACTACCGGAAGTAGTCGCGTTCATCGACGCGAACAAGGACGACGTCGTGGACGGTCGCCGGCTCGGAGTCGAGCTCATCTGCAGACTGTTGCAGGTGGCTCCGAGCAGCTACTACGCCGCCAAGACCCGTGCGCCCTCTGCCCGTGCGCTGCGTGACGAGGAACTGATCCCGCAGCTGGTCGAGATCTGGGAGGCCAACTACCGCGTCTACGGGGTCCGCAAGCTCTGGAAGGCTGCCCGGCGTGGGGGCATCATGATCGGCCGCGACCAGACTGCGAGGCTGATGCGCGCCGCAGGGATCGAAGGTGCGAGGCGGTCGAAGCGGGTGAAGACCACGCGGCCGGACCCGGCGTCGTCGCGGCACCCGGACCTGGTCAAGCGGGAGTTCACCGCGACGGCACCGAACCGGCTCTGGGTGACCGATCTGACATTCGTGCCCACCTGGGCTGGCGTCGCCTACGTCTGCTTCATCATCGACGCGTTCTCCCGGATGATCGTGGGGTGGCGGGTCGCGTCACATATGCGCACCGAGATGGTCCTCGACGCGATCGAGATGGCGCGCTGGTCCCGAGGCGCCCACCATGAGGATCTGCGGTGTCACAGCGACGCGGGCTGTCAATTCACATCGATTCGCTACGGCGAACGCCTCGCAGAGATCGGTGCGACACCCTCGATCGGGACCGTCGGCGATTCGTATGACAACGCCCTGGCCGAGACGGTGAACGGCTACTACAAGGCCGAGTTGGTTCGCGGGCCCACCCGCTCGGGACCGTGGAAGACGGTCGAGGATCTCGAGCTCGCGACGCTCGGCTGGGTGCCCTGGCACAACACGCAGCGCCTCCACGGATACCTCGGAGACGTCCCACCCGCCGAGTTCGAGAACGTGTTCTATGCTGTCCCCAACGACAGCAATCTGCTGATCGGAATCAAATAG